The following are encoded in a window of Balaenoptera ricei isolate mBalRic1 chromosome 1, mBalRic1.hap2, whole genome shotgun sequence genomic DNA:
- the LOC132350210 gene encoding large ribosomal subunit protein uL24-like, with protein sequence MKFNPFVTSDRSKNWKRHFNAPSHIRRKIMSSPLSKELRQKYNVRSMPIRKDDEVQVVGGHYRGQQIGKVVQVYRKKYVIYTERVQREKANGTTVHVGIHLSKVVITRLKLDKDRKKILEHKAKSRQVGKEKGKYKEETIEKMQE encoded by the coding sequence ATGAAGTTCAATCCCTTTGTGACTTCTGACCGAAGCAAGAACTGGAAAAGGCATTTCAATGCGCCTTCCCACATTCGCAGGAAGATTATGTCTTCCCCTCTTTCTAAGGAGCTGAGACAGAAGTACAATGTCCGATCCATGCCCATCCGAAAGGATGATGAAGTTCAGGTTGTAGGAGGGCACTACAGAGGGCAGCAAATTGGCAAAGTAGTCCAGGTTTACAGGAAGAAATATGTCATCTACACTGAACGAGTGCAGCGGGAGAAGGCTAATGGCACGACTGTCCACGTGGGCATTCACCTCAGCAAGGTGGTTATCACCAGACTAAAACTGGACAAAGACCGCAAAAAGATCCTTGAACATAAAGCCAAATCTCGCCAAGTAGGAAAGGAAAAGGGCAAATATAAGGAAGAAACAATTGAGAAGATGCAGGAATGA